Within the Thermocladium sp. ECH_B genome, the region GAACTTAACCAACCCCTGGCTAATCACCTTCAGCCTTGAGACATGCATCGACTAACAACTAATTAATTTTTAAAGGCAGAATCAATGGAGACCATCATCACCGATTGTGTATTTGACCTCGGTGCCAGGGGCTAAGCCTGGGACATCGAGTGCCCTCATGACGCCCTCGGGCTTAGCCTTGCTTGGCCTGAGCATTAGCCACCTGCTATTCACTGTGTGGGCTAAAACATTACCACCAACCGGTAGCTTGATCTCGACGTAGCCGGTTGGCATCGTCATTACCTGGTTCGTGTATATGGCCAGTACCCCGAACTTTATTGTTAATCGCCTGATCCAGTCGAGTACGTAGTGCAACCTCTGCTGCCTCTCCGCCAGCTTCTCCCTACCGCGGAACTGTGCTCGGTAAAGGGCTGTTACGCTATCGATAATGACAACACCAACGCCCCCGGTAATCACTTGGTTAGCCAGCTTGAGCTTTATGAAGTCCTCTAGTTCTTCGACTGTTGCTGGGTTGTAGACGATTAAGTCCCTCTCGAGGAACTCGCCGCAATTCACGCCAAACCTACCGCACAGGTTCTCAACTAGCTTGCCCGTGGTTAGGTACTGGTCAATCGTCTTCTCTGTATCGATGTACACAACACCGACCTGGTGCTGGGCGACCGATGCAACAGCTATTTGCAGGCTCATTAACGTCTTGCCGGCGCCGAACTCACCTG harbors:
- a CDS encoding DNA recombinase is translated as MPKKGKKTKAEEKPQSIDDLDSLRSYGVSAQMIERLRAVGVTSPKHLLLFNAEELMELLNLSELDTARKVITAARELLGDEPRPMSARERIEVLSRQRVVRTGVEEFDKLVGGLRFSSSYEFAGEFGAGKTLMSLQIAVASVAQHQVGVVYIDTEKTIDQYLTTGKLVENLCGRFGVNCGEFLERDLIVYNPATVEELEDFIKLKLANQVITGGVGVVIIDSVTALYRAQFRGREKLAERQQRLHYVLDWIRRLTIKFGVLAIYTNQVMTMPTGYVEIKLPVGGNVLAHTVNSRWLMLRPSKAKPEGVMRALDVPGLAPGTEVKYTIGDDGLH